The genomic stretch gggtaatttaggacccaccctgagttcatatattcctaaatgccgatgttcattgtattctatcatttggggccaggtcacacttcaggccaaatccatattatgaagacctggagagaatggaggaggcggtcatgtcaattctgcacaacttagagatggagaacactgaggtccatgagaacaaccataagctgaagaaggagattaccttctctaggtaagtcctggtcagaaaggctatcacttgtggaatggccatttctgactttctttgttctggattggacggtcttcagctctggttctatctcttgtgctatttacccatcagtgttccagggtcattaggactcagatttcagttccataaaagactgttcctcatcccaggattgtcgaggcatcttcaaaaggctctagagagaacagcactgattgaagtcagcagaagtttattaggctgacctggacctatggtgtcacaccaggttttacaacactcagtgcgtggaccacatggttagcatgaccttctcttggttctactgacctcctttgagggtgttggcccagtactaattcatgttgcccccatgcattgggctttcatggatagttgtggatccatgttctttctcagaggtgtggacactaattggtgtcaggccaagcaaacaatttattcttccccgaattaactctttatgttttgtgcagcagccttatatgtatcaagatgcattttattaagtcttcatgggtatctgggacctggtagagttagtgggacttgggagtaggaatgggagaaagggccagcatgatcttactatgcagactgtatttccagaaacctgctcagccagctcctgatggagaacacatgtaggaagaagttggtcccactgaagcaggagagcaaggaggtacatcttgattgtgcactgaaccagaaatatttggttgactttaacaagaaagataaagaccatcaacggccagaaccagcattatcaggtagggacctgttagcttaacaatatctgataaaatttgccaatttgatacatctttgcttctcttaccacctttctaatttacactcacaaccagccaaccacctcatgtaatggaattgttcattgctctgcctatgcacaagtattctgggaagttaaccacttttcagaaactgaattattgtgcaagcatattttgctgctctttttgaagctgcagtctagaaatggtgacagatgaataacatatcatattattgcatatccatgtgatacttggatcctatgtagagttttgaacaagttcttggttctttgacaaatgacactctgtggtcatgtgatctcttgtgtaggaagcacctttgggataagaaccaagtgcaaatgtcaaattagtacttgtcattggctttatccttggtgacatatggacatctcctttcttcctgcaacctgatgaggtctcttgccattgccctgttcttgttttgcactggtataagtctgggtcccatattgtcagcccacattactgtgaggctctctggagattttgccctgcccacagagttagcaacaatgatatcacttaaaatgtccatgtcgactgtccaatagaactgaggtggtagaaggcagcattctgacagctggcttgcatttccccaccaaatcagtgtctgaaaaactgccttcctctcccaggtctcagaaagtacaagagagctggaattggacacacagcagtaagagagcttcctgaagaataagttgctttctcaggagtccctgatgaccaacatcctgaatggtaacaacattttttggatgagtattcatcctctgagttaatttgtcatttcttagagacgctaaatttatataccactaagccagcctgactgattgaagtcttactttcttctcagaaaacagcacttgagagacaacttgggggaccgcctttcattatgtgggctagaggagaaacagcaatacatctgtgcttctaaatgttccttaagaatatgcttttagaaatatttttgttatgattttaattgaagttttctttttgttgtttcatatttatatgttcttgttactatttttactttcaaatatttttaaatatttttattcattttaatcctgttttgttgtaaaaatgtatttgttatgaataaaaattgaattctatctcgtgactcttaagaccatcattcttactcaagggttctgtcccctcctgtggacttagaactgagaGCTACACATGGATCTCTtcatgttccatggatcctgggctaataagtgaattcaaagtcaccaaggggtactcagtgtgacagtgtcttttgtgtggagaatgtggctgttcctccgacacacactttatgatgtaatcactgacacactttacccaattgttagggtccatgtggttcttctgagagagcagcaggtgctctaccCTGTGATTCATCACCACATCTCCTGCAGGTGGCtcttgttattccacatgaggtgctgtattaggtggacaggatcacctatgattaaatagagagatctcaggagatgtgtgttcacagggaacttactgagctgtgcgtgctcaacgtgttaggttgccaggcatccctacagggctctggtgtccccactgctcattgtgggtcaggatcgtcctccagcatcacttagtgtccatattagagcagatcattcacctgttatcaatgatgaccatatgtattctgcacatctgataaaatacagaatagaaactagcttcttgtaggccagcttggcataatcagttttttgattgttagcaagaaaattattgtaatctaagcagtttaggaaggaacctcaagagcatccatagtgaatgtagcctgcagctgtgaacacaggtttcttttggagagcaagcctgtgcaagcccaacctaggtgggacagttcaagctaccctttttccatgcccaatctgggatcgtattgagaatgtattttttccaggtgactgatttccaatttgtggaattcatctaacttgctgagagtgcaggtgactcagagagttaaagtacagaagaaccaatccagtatgtccacaaaagcttgctgtcaccccagggcttttagaagctcagcagctagagaagcaatgtagtatttggttattctcatgcttaggtctagtcattcactataagctgaccatgacacaaaaagtgtcatctgtgtcaaaactagttgtaactagatttacaccccactatcacatcactaccgtatttgaggttctcagttactatctaagaacctggaagaggcctgggtcttgctacacaaactcataatttatgtcttcatgacactgtgtgctttgttctgttgatgctaccatttgcatacaataccttggatactttgtgctgacatctgtgacatgagacaatagttcatgtcatcctatcctgaataaaatgtccttagagtacagtgtagtgggaggggccttcttttcctgtgagatagcaaaacatttccagtcttcagtcaagtctgacagccattgtccagtaccTGTCTGGAGTtgtccacattttcagctgagagtcttcatccaggctgctctataattctgtagaagattaatagggttccagccctaggatttaattcagtgtgactgcacttgccgaacatgctcaaagccctgagatccaccctagccctctgtgctttagagaaagaaaataaagaaccacattgcagttgaagtttctcatccaacaaaaggagagcctgcatagggcctttaagtaactctaaaccccagcttctgcccacagctccctccatcaattccatgattggtgtgttttcactactactcactttcttctgtgtgcaaagaatgtgcaccatgtcagtaagtgtgtgtgtatgtgtgtgtttgtgtgtgtgtgtgtgtgtgtgtgtgtgtgtgtgtgtgtgtgtgtagtccctagtgaaaactgtcgagatacatgcagactcatgctactactgtcccatggcaccttgcagggaaccctgaaatggtggctactttaatacagtctaaaccgggtgtgcatggtttctgtaaggtcaccactacagagagcaggaaaagcttcagtagtcacatggatgtgatcaatcagtgttagtcatgcccttccagcatggtagactgcaggttgtctgtccccagcactttgctctcttgtgcccaaacaatgccaaggtcagggccgttgagccgtgaggcagaggctcaccaccctcagtgctgcctaagacccctaagactgtctcttttgggtgtgtgtgtgctggacactcatggatcctgagatctccgcagctgaggtgaaacagtaccggagccattgcaatgtgggcacacatttggttttggagctgggccactctttgacttttattgagtggagagacaactgttggctgagcctttggtgaaccggatggcccctggccacgtcagcagtcagcagtatcaaagctgagcaaccagtgttttatgttccattttgtcatcgctggtcagtgttctgatgccacagcacatggctggtctcagtctccccatgtggccacaatccctaattgatatggcctccacttcccaagtgccactgggatttctgtagaacccctaaggcagcagcaagcaggagctcctgactattccctccctgctctctggatctgcaagtcgttctgtgtacatatggctatgtcctcatatactcttgatgccatgataccttaataaacacttgaatcatgccctgatggccagttttcaactgctacctgacaccatctataatcgcctgggaaatgagggacagtctggatcagactggcctttgagcatgactatgcgtgactgtcttcgttgctgtgggagatgccaggcaacctcttttctgatcctagagtccctatacccagccacttgtcccctctacagccagaccctacttctgctcctaggcactgtcttggacttccttccctcaggtggcttctctcctttggttgctacagaaacctgttatgaggaaaggaacagggagttaagagttcaaagccatcttcccatgatgttctttctcagaggtcagtgggacacttaaagagttttgtgtatacattttattaagcaagggacaatcatgcatcagacacaggaaactaacagcacatctactggacctccttcaacacctgggcatctcttatggcctgtgcttctgtgtgctgaaacctggggaccaacttcctgtggggtttcccagggtgactatgcacattactacactggcgtaaatcctcaaaactcagaAACATCAACAGGACTGCCACAGGAACGGTTctacatcaacagataccacagatcagcaagcagaagcatgggagggtggtgctgtggctcacacacttctctttcctcactagggcaggtgacccgctgaAGAAAACAAGGGGGCAGCAGGATAGAAcaggaaaactacaacccagtccttgcattaaacacccaagcacatttagactagaagagagaagtttgccaagaatgagggccactttggacatccatcatcaatagccctggctgtctaggccagcatcagatccagcagtctccaggcaggtgtcagccaggccctcaagggcactaagagcattaaccatgaagaatagaacaagatctctgcctcttgcctgcctgacagccaagcatgtgtatgccctggctatgctcacgctgggacccctgcgagatattaagatatagagacctgatagttgattaggaccctgttcgaaaaggaagacaccggatatttccctctggcatccatatgtgcatgcatggttgtacaagctggtagaatctctctctctctctctctctctctctctctctctctctctctctctctctcaaagttttgaagcacagcagaagaatctctgggactctaagcctgagcaacctcatctgtgagccacagcttctgtgtgagagctcctttgtgtgagaggggtagggtgactgaggaagtttgctggtgtccatccctggcctgcatgtgcatgcatacagagacatggacacatgcacatgctgagtacccctcatccaatcctgaaatctgaaaacattgaatttcaaatccaggcattctcctaacctacaccttccctcaggaattggagatgaggccttgcaagaatcctcaaccagtgagactggcccagaccttctgagatccattctgccccaggagaacacagcaggtggtatcaggacaacacagaaactcaagactccagcctgatgcagggaccgcctgctgggttagaagactcagcatcaggttcctgaaggaaaacatcacctctgaacacacagggtcgctgtggctatgccttcaaggcatcttcagcagcaggtTAAATGGACTACaaatgactatgggaatctgcctgcagagtgatgtgagaatccttttgctcaggcttgatcgctagatgttgccacagaaaaccttgaactcttcttggagtacagtccaggcagaggctgaacacaaaacattctgattatgaactgagtttaacagataatccggatcctgaaggccacaggcccaaaggtctgcactgcaggggtgaggcatcactgcagggatgaccacacagtgcaggggtgaggagtcactgcagggatgaccacacactgcaggggtgaggagtcactgcagggatgaccacacagtgcaggggtgaggtgtcactgcggggatgaccacacactgcaggggtgaggtgtcactgcagggatgaccacacactgcaggggtgaggtatcactgcatggatgaccacacactgcaggggtgagatgtcactgtggggatgaccacacactgcaggggtgagatgtcactgcagggatgaccacacactgcaggggtgaggtgtcactgcgaggatgaccacacagtgcaggggtgaggtgtcactgcagggatgaccacacactgcaggggtgaggtgtcactgcggggatgaccacacactgcaggggtgagctgtcactgcagggatgaccacacactgcaggggtgaggtgtcactgcggggatgaccacacactgcaggggtgaggtgtcactgcggggatgaccacacaatgcaggggtgaggtgtcactgcggggatgaccagcagtatcccagccttggcctgggaatagccattgacacccacactttctggggcaacattgtctcctgaggatagagtcaggccaggagcagcaactgatgttcacgagggacaaactttcttcacctcctgcccatgctggccctaggatctgggcttttttggtgacatgagtgctgagcctcccaggtagatgggttttcaggggtcaggtggtgattgtcaccaaagatatccataaggataagtcatactgtactaattcccataatagatcccttctcacaggtcacagaggccatagtgggtcctaaatgtggagtcaggttcctgtgcacttttgaggagactggtcagacatttaggcttcgtgatattttgttggcattattttggggggattttatttttactgttggggccaaacctggggctgccatgtggagggaaaagctttgccaaagctgtagatcatccctaataataaactcctgaattctcccaatcctggaactatctaggtccctcacatgatgcaacctttggggcattcctcacatagaatcatggggtggactgcatcccaaagagagacagtgggaaaaattccccagtgtctccctgtggctgtgacgatgggagtgctgaccagtggaatgcaggccccatgtgaaagccttttggtttctacttgagtggaatcttcaccatgcctttttttttttctagaaacacaggttgccctggaacttacagtcttccatcaccctgactcagtttcccatgactgggatcataggcttaaattactatgcccatttttcttttttgtatttataaatctgctaaaaagccagaaggatccagaatgtaaaatggtgcggtccaaggcatttccaacaggggattcttgacctaggagtatccagaccagtgtttattgtgtggctacttcattcccataacagcttatatttgacaaagaattccaagttgTGATATCACTGGGCAGCAGGTGATATCCCATACAGCAGGACTGACTCAGATTGTAATTAAgcctggagaaacttactaggaccttggtaatcctaccaccctggggcctttagatagccttaatctgatcttcccccctgtgctattaatcaattgctcttgaaggtagatttgaatttacagtcactgtgaggcaggagaattaggaccctacagtcactctgggctccataggaagagcctgtttcaatagtaaaagaggtcacctgtgagttcttactgtcttccctgaggccttactgctggagttagactagctgtctcaccaattgaagtagagggcagaatgctggtgccttctatagtgaggactagtgacagatggtctatggaaattctagaaaggtctacaagtatttatgtcctgtgcaggggaactgctggcttccctgtgtcctttgcctttattttgcagtccatggggcacctggaaatgtccccaaaccaggctgtacacagggcctgtcccgtgactctcacttgcgctcagagcctgcctgatagtcataggtctgacagagccctgacacctgcagagaacactataagggaccctgcaatccccacactgcccatcagtgtctataatGTCCCTATAAGACACTGAGACGGTCTAAGCTCCTTCCAAtctttatgctgcatcagaatctgaccattgaTACTTTTGCTCCTCTctcacccacactagaagccctgtacccacactagtcccagctggcctgttgcctactgacatctcacggactctgccccaatattccctctttgcctgggtccctgcaactgtgtccagttctggctgcttccctgcctcctcacttccattttccaaatggcacattgacacatgggtttctgggtctcccactcctcggatgctgggaacaggttcattctttgctgtttgaacggttgtcctaacactggaggaccttgcttcaagtagtggcagtcaaacctggtgctgatcatgtcagatctgtccaggctgtctgtgtgactgtggcaatgcgcctctgttttggctgagtgttatttacctccctcatggccatgtgataatcagaccatgagcatgttcattgtttggaaagaagggtgtggaggacatatgctcctcaccctagcattagtggaaaaaagacataggtagatgatgcattctagaccatcctgggctatagaaactctgcctcgaagaatgcaggtggagcagggctggggttcagttggttgcctagcagcctaccacattgagcaggcactgctcaaccacctgtacatacacatctcctgagatctctctcctaaatgggaggtgatcgtgtccacctagtacagcacatgccctggaaggacaaaagctacctacaagagctgtggtgatggctcacaggttagagtatctgctgctctctcagaagaaccacatggtccctaacaatcatctacaatggggaatgctattccctcttttgatcatgagggaaatgcactcaggagtggcccagacatacatttgaaaaaaaaagatccattgagttacatgataaaaataaatataatcagcaacaataaaaaacacagcatatgaatgatcaagtgaaacagcacctataaaaacctatttcccaaaatgacgttgatggtcattatctttgtggtttactactaatgctgtattgtaagaaaaactgaggcacatggttctcgattaggattattctatattcctttgtgaaagttgtcattttttctgcagctctacaggcatgagtgtgtgttactcaatatctggtgcacacagtcaataaggaatgtgtgttgtagactgatatagactaggatgagcagaacacatgacagcatggatacagtatgtcagtgattacatcataaagtgtgtgtccataaaataagtcacattatccacacaaaagacactatcaccctgtgtaccccttggtggctttcaATTCACTGGatcatgcaaagatccatatccagctgtcagttctaagtctacaggaggggaaaggacccttgaataagatggtcttaagagtcaagagttacaaatcaatttttattcataaggaatacaatttacaaaaaacaggcataaaatgaacaactaaaatggtataaaaaatgaaaaacagtaacaagaatatataactatgaaataacaaaaagaaaacttcaatgaaaatcataaccaaaaacatttcttaacagcattttctatatgaacatttagaaacacagttgtagtgctgtttctcctctaggacgtgagatgtcaaggcagtcccctcagatgtctctcaaatggtgttgtcggtatgagaaaggagaaatacctcaatgagacaggctggcatacggatacataaatttagggtctctatacattgaggaaattatctgagaagaagaatattcccccaaaaagttttgactgtgaggattgtcgtcacagggaactcctgagagagaaactcattcctcagggggctgtcttcctgggatccgtcctatgccatgtctcctgcagtttctgagacctgggaggagaaggcagctattaagacactgatttggtggggacatgcataccagctgtcaagttgctgccttctgtccccacagctgcattggacagacagcactgatcttttcactgaaatcattgctgatatctctgcaggctgggaacatcaccagcaaccctcacagtactgtgggagaacaagctgctcctcagactctaccagtgcaaaccaagaatggggaaatggggagagacctaattggggtgcaggaag from Rattus norvegicus strain BN/NHsdMcwi chromosome 19, GRCr8, whole genome shotgun sequence encodes the following:
- the LOC134483139 gene encoding uncharacterized protein LOC134483139 encodes the protein MFSRLRKRFGRGNVDSGETRVKESGLSSQSNDGQRQHFWGMWNAGRETSSPGTELSENQAKKEKERLIKELQLITEERNDLRDRLRFLTERSMKNRSHFRPNPYYEDLERMEEAVMSILHNLEMENTEVHENNHKLKKEITFSRNLLSQLLMENTCRKKLVPLKQESKEVHLDCALNQKYLVDFNKKDKDHQRPEPALSGLRKYKRAGIGHTAVRELPEE